A single genomic interval of Syntrophobotulus glycolicus DSM 8271 harbors:
- the hemZ gene encoding coproporphyrinogen dehydrogenase HemZ, which produces MTNKIELHGLKVDSQILTNSRALVSAFVQHKNIVVREAGAGKPEEKEYPDSECPAVILIEAETLTDPGWIRGKWIVENRETETVLMSAEEIEFLGDLPVAGRETTIQVAVKQVICRLLARVTGMMPPWGIMTGIRPGKLVTAMHKLGIPETDQERVLSRKYLVVPEKIRLLQTVFSVQEPFQPQTKKQQRFVSLYISVPFCPSRCSYCSFAFAESTGQDSTISGYLSALVREIELAGGLLTRTSFLVNHLYIGGGTPTVLDSARLEILLKKIKAEIPLADDVEYTVEAGRPDTMNQEKLLCLKRYGVNRLSINPQSMNDGTLRAIGRRHTVQDILDCYALAREIGDWIINMDIILGLPGEGPEEVEQTVRAVLSLKPDNLAVHAMSLKRRSKQWEAGAAINGGVLWQEVQEGVFRKIQQAGYGPYYLYRQKNISGNLENVGFCLPGKEGRYNIAVIEENQNILGLGAGACSKIMAEDFAGHQNIYQPIDVLTYMEGYERVHARRSKLFYSSEIKRNMV; this is translated from the coding sequence ATGACGAATAAGATTGAACTGCACGGGTTAAAGGTGGATTCCCAGATTTTAACCAATTCGCGGGCTCTTGTTTCCGCCTTTGTTCAACACAAAAATATTGTGGTCAGAGAAGCCGGGGCCGGGAAGCCTGAGGAAAAAGAATATCCGGATTCTGAGTGTCCGGCAGTCATCCTGATTGAGGCCGAAACACTCACTGATCCCGGCTGGATCAGAGGGAAATGGATCGTAGAAAACAGGGAAACCGAAACAGTCCTGATGTCTGCGGAGGAAATAGAATTTTTAGGGGACCTTCCTGTTGCAGGCAGGGAAACAACGATCCAGGTAGCCGTGAAACAGGTGATCTGCCGCCTGTTGGCCAGAGTTACCGGAATGATGCCGCCATGGGGGATCATGACCGGGATCAGGCCCGGAAAATTGGTCACAGCAATGCATAAGCTGGGTATCCCCGAAACGGACCAGGAGAGGGTCCTCAGCCGGAAATACCTGGTGGTCCCGGAAAAGATCCGCCTTCTTCAAACAGTTTTTTCTGTCCAGGAGCCTTTCCAGCCACAAACAAAGAAACAACAACGGTTTGTTTCTTTATATATTTCCGTACCTTTTTGTCCGAGCCGCTGTTCTTACTGTTCCTTTGCTTTTGCGGAGAGCACCGGGCAGGACAGCACGATCTCCGGATATTTGAGTGCCCTGGTCCGGGAAATTGAGCTTGCGGGAGGCTTGCTGACAAGGACTTCTTTTTTGGTCAATCATCTTTATATCGGCGGCGGCACCCCTACGGTTCTGGACAGCGCCAGGCTGGAGATCCTGCTCAAAAAGATCAAAGCAGAGATCCCTCTGGCAGATGATGTGGAATATACGGTTGAGGCCGGCCGGCCGGATACGATGAATCAAGAGAAGCTTCTCTGTTTAAAGCGTTATGGGGTCAACCGACTCAGCATAAATCCTCAATCCATGAATGACGGCACGTTGAGAGCGATCGGCAGAAGACATACAGTCCAGGATATTTTGGACTGTTATGCTTTGGCCCGTGAAATCGGGGATTGGATCATCAATATGGATATCATTCTCGGACTGCCGGGAGAAGGACCGGAAGAGGTAGAACAAACCGTGCGGGCGGTTCTCAGCCTGAAGCCCGACAATCTGGCAGTTCATGCCATGTCTTTAAAGAGAAGATCCAAGCAATGGGAAGCAGGTGCGGCCATCAATGGAGGGGTGCTTTGGCAGGAGGTTCAGGAAGGTGTTTTCCGGAAGATCCAACAGGCCGGTTATGGTCCGTATTATTTATACAGACAAAAAAATATTTCCGGCAATCTGGAGAATGTCGGCTTCTGTCTTCCGGGCAAAGAAGGCCGCTATAATATCGCCGTGATTGAGGAAAACCAAAATATTCTGGGGCTGGGGGCCGGCGCCTGCAGCAAAATTATGGCGGAGGATTTTGCCGGGCATCAGAATATCTACCAGCCAATTGATGTTTTGACCTACATGGAAGGGTACGAGAGAGTTCACGCCAGGAGAAGCAAGCTATTTTATTCTTCTGAAATAAAACGGAATATGGTATAA
- a CDS encoding MBL fold metallo-hydrolase, protein MIEGIKTPGMGTNCYLVSCPETKKALLVDPGAGAEGILEWISQKNVEVIGILLTHGHYDHIGALEEVRDALKVKVYIHRDDAPMLADPQKNLSAYGGRNIRVEKGADVLLQENDVLEIGQLTYTVLHTPGHTPGCICLLGPDGLLSGDTLFCRSIGRTDFPGGSMLNILNSINGKLMLLRDETKVFPGHESTTTIGEERRYNPYLNGDYEDDE, encoded by the coding sequence ATGATCGAAGGGATCAAAACACCCGGAATGGGAACAAATTGTTACCTTGTTTCCTGTCCGGAAACAAAAAAAGCCTTACTGGTTGATCCGGGAGCGGGAGCCGAGGGCATCCTGGAATGGATCAGCCAAAAAAATGTAGAGGTTATCGGGATTTTACTGACGCACGGACATTATGACCACATCGGAGCACTGGAAGAAGTCCGGGACGCTTTAAAGGTAAAGGTTTATATTCACCGGGACGACGCGCCGATGCTGGCAGATCCGCAAAAGAATTTATCAGCCTATGGGGGGAGAAACATCAGGGTAGAGAAAGGGGCGGATGTTCTCCTGCAGGAAAACGATGTCCTGGAAATCGGTCAACTGACCTATACGGTCCTTCATACCCCCGGACATACCCCAGGCTGCATATGCTTGCTGGGCCCGGACGGGCTGTTGAGCGGGGATACTCTTTTCTGCAGGTCGATCGGCAGAACGGATTTTCCGGGAGGAAGTATGTTAAACATCCTGAACAGCATCAATGGCAAGCTGATGCTGCTGAGGGATGAGACCAAAGTATTTCCGGGACATGAAAGCACGACCACAATCGGTGAGGAAAGGAGATACAATCCTTATCTGAACGGCGATTACGAGGATGACGAATAA
- the dtd gene encoding D-aminoacyl-tRNA deacylase yields MRAVVQRVKKASVRVNHEIISQIGRGVLVLIGIGRNEQEEDIDWMTEKISGLRIFEDEQGKMNLSVMDIGGEILIVSQFTLFGDCRRGKRPSFSEACPPQEAKPIYDRLLKRFEEKGIAVSTGIFQAEMDLDLINWGPVTLLLDSRKNF; encoded by the coding sequence ATGCGGGCTGTCGTGCAGCGGGTGAAAAAGGCTTCAGTGCGGGTAAATCATGAGATCATCTCCCAGATCGGCCGGGGAGTGCTGGTCCTGATCGGGATCGGCCGGAATGAGCAAGAGGAAGATATCGACTGGATGACGGAGAAGATTTCCGGACTGCGCATATTTGAGGATGAACAAGGAAAAATGAACCTGTCGGTCATGGATATAGGGGGAGAAATTTTGATCGTTTCTCAGTTTACCCTGTTTGGAGACTGCCGCAGGGGAAAACGTCCCAGCTTTTCAGAGGCCTGTCCACCCCAAGAGGCAAAGCCGATTTACGACAGGCTGCTCAAAAGGTTTGAGGAAAAAGGAATTGCGGTAAGCACAGGAATTTTTCAGGCGGAGATGGATCTTGACCTGATCAACTGGGGACCGGTCACTCTTCTTCTGGACAGCAGGAAAAATTTTTAA